In a single window of the Nocardioides sp. L-11A genome:
- a CDS encoding glycosyltransferase family 2 protein produces the protein MRVQAVVVTFNRLAMLQRLVPRLQEIPGLERILVVDNASTDGTGEWLVALDDPRVGHETLTTNTGGAGGFHHGLGWAVREGADLVWLMDDDGLPAPDCLDLLLERVERDRLEFCGPAVLAEQDPSRLCFPIRLPGGTRVVHEMAAVEAAARDGLIDDVVIPFNGVLVTRELVERIGLPREEFFIWGDDVEYLWRAQRAGARIATVVDAHFLHPATDDLGTPMMFGRTTYNHTPSDLKHYCMARNNTLNLRAYRGWLHVLLFWLKTVWFYLFTKPQPGRIPLSARAAAAGLRGDFTGHRTYLR, from the coding sequence GTGCGTGTGCAGGCCGTCGTGGTGACCTTCAACCGGCTGGCGATGCTGCAGCGGCTCGTGCCGCGGCTGCAGGAGATCCCCGGCCTGGAGCGGATCCTGGTCGTCGACAACGCCTCGACGGACGGCACGGGGGAGTGGCTCGTGGCCCTCGACGACCCGCGGGTGGGGCACGAGACACTGACCACCAACACCGGTGGCGCGGGCGGCTTCCACCACGGCCTGGGCTGGGCGGTCCGCGAGGGCGCGGACCTGGTCTGGCTGATGGACGACGACGGCCTTCCGGCGCCCGACTGCCTCGACCTCCTGCTCGAGCGCGTCGAGCGCGACCGGCTGGAGTTCTGCGGACCGGCGGTGCTGGCCGAGCAGGACCCGTCGCGGCTGTGCTTCCCGATCCGGCTGCCCGGCGGCACCCGCGTCGTCCACGAGATGGCCGCGGTCGAGGCCGCGGCGCGCGACGGCCTGATCGACGACGTCGTGATCCCGTTCAACGGCGTGCTCGTCACCCGCGAGCTCGTCGAGCGGATCGGGCTCCCGCGCGAGGAGTTCTTCATCTGGGGCGACGACGTGGAGTACCTCTGGCGCGCCCAGCGGGCCGGTGCCCGGATCGCCACGGTCGTCGACGCGCACTTCCTCCACCCGGCCACCGACGACCTCGGGACGCCGATGATGTTCGGCCGCACGACGTACAACCACACGCCGAGCGACCTCAAGCACTACTGCATGGCCCGCAACAACACGCTGAACCTGCGCGCCTACCGGGGCTGGCTGCACGTGCTGCTGTTCTGGCTCAAGACCGTGTGGTTCTACCTGTTCACCAAGCCGCAGCCGGGCCGGATCCCGCTGAGCGCGCGGGCCGCGGCCGCCGGCCTGCGGGGCGACTTCACCGGCCACCGGACGTACCTCCGGTGA
- the glf gene encoding UDP-galactopyranose mutase has translation MSVTSSNSGLPDVVVVGSGFFGLTIAERCAADLDLKVLVIERRSHLGGNAYSEPEPETGIEVHKYGAHLFHTSNERVWEYVNRFTSFTGYQHRVYSTHNAQVYPLPINLGTINQFFDAAYTPAEARALIKEQAAELGDKEPENFVEKGVSLIGRPLYEAFIAHYTAKQWQTAPEELSADIISRLPVRYTYDNRYFNDKYEGLPTDGYAAWLARMADHPNIEVVLDTDFRSPGVADTYKGKVPIVYTGPVDEYFANSEGRLSWRTVDLVPEVLDVDDFQGCAVMNYPDPDVDFTRIHEFKHFHPERSYPAGRTVIVREYSRFAEDTDEPYYPVNTAEDREKLLKYRDLAEREPMVLFGGRLGTYKYLDMHMAIASALSMYDNRLKPHFAEGAELKSGGVDA, from the coding sequence GTGTCTGTCACCTCGTCGAACTCCGGCCTCCCCGATGTGGTCGTCGTCGGCTCCGGCTTCTTCGGTCTCACGATCGCCGAGCGCTGCGCCGCCGACCTCGACCTGAAGGTCCTGGTGATCGAGCGCCGCTCCCACCTGGGCGGGAACGCCTACAGCGAGCCCGAGCCGGAGACCGGGATCGAGGTGCACAAGTACGGCGCGCACCTGTTCCACACGAGCAACGAGCGGGTGTGGGAGTACGTCAACCGGTTCACCTCGTTCACCGGCTACCAGCACCGCGTCTACTCGACGCACAACGCCCAGGTCTACCCGCTGCCGATCAACCTCGGCACGATCAACCAGTTCTTCGACGCGGCCTACACGCCGGCCGAGGCGCGCGCGCTGATCAAGGAGCAGGCCGCCGAGCTGGGTGACAAGGAGCCGGAGAACTTCGTCGAGAAGGGCGTCTCCCTCATCGGCCGCCCGCTCTACGAGGCGTTCATCGCCCACTACACGGCCAAGCAGTGGCAGACGGCGCCCGAGGAGCTCTCGGCCGACATCATCTCGCGGCTGCCGGTGCGCTACACCTACGACAACAGGTACTTCAACGACAAGTACGAGGGCCTGCCGACCGACGGGTACGCCGCCTGGCTGGCCCGGATGGCCGACCACCCCAACATCGAGGTGGTGCTCGACACCGACTTCCGTAGCCCCGGTGTCGCCGACACCTACAAGGGCAAGGTCCCGATCGTCTACACCGGCCCGGTCGACGAGTACTTCGCCAACAGCGAGGGCCGCCTGTCGTGGCGCACCGTCGACCTGGTCCCTGAGGTCCTCGACGTCGACGACTTCCAGGGCTGCGCAGTCATGAACTACCCGGACCCTGACGTCGACTTCACCCGGATCCACGAGTTCAAGCACTTCCATCCGGAGCGGAGCTATCCCGCGGGCAGGACGGTCATCGTCCGGGAGTACAGCCGCTTCGCGGAGGACACCGACGAGCCGTACTACCCGGTCAACACCGCCGAGGACCGCGAGAAGTTGTTGAAGTACCGCGACCTCGCCGAGCGCGAGCCGATGGTCCTCTTCGGCGGTCGCCTCGGCACCTACAAGTACCTCGACATGCACATGGCGATCGCCTCGGCGCTCTCCATGTACGACAACCGGCTCAAGCCCCACTTCGCCGAGGGCGCGGAGCTCAAGAGCGGCGGAGTCGACGCATGA
- a CDS encoding glycosyltransferase, which produces MSDTSTVQRLLQRQILPLDTDPDVLPLYLDCEETNLDEDKYVVGGSRAAKELNNASIRQKTSTGRAVRPDQVLSRTAVLVPSGEKVSFGTYFNAFPASYWRRWSVVTAVTLTVTVRGSGATVIVNKSMANGRQQKVDSGVTEAEGPTTLTFELTLGPFIDGGWYWYDVVAGHGDVTVESAEWTAAVPADRVEHGTVDLAITTMNRPDFCAKLLGQLGTAELLPYLDTVFVMEQGSQLVRDSEFFPGAEAGLDGRLRVLQQGNLGGSGGYARGQLESVRKGTATYAMMMDDDVVCEPEGIIRAVTFGDLAKRPTIVGGHMFSLYAKSRLHSFGEIVQPYRFWWMSPKDGFQDWDFGARNLRSARWLHKRQDVDFNGWFMCMIPRRVLEDIGLSLPLFIKWDDSEYGLRAKAAGVPTVTFPGAAVWHVPWTDKNDALDWQAYFHQRNRFVAALLHSGYPRGGRLLQESFAFDLAHLVSMQYSTVELRIQALEDVLAGPHGLHGMLGTRLGEVNAARLQFTDAQLHADADDFPPVRREKPPRKGKDLSDVPGRLSKAITAGLAPIRQLKRPRDLSREFPEVEIRAMDAKWYRIASFDSAIVSMNDGTSAALYQRDRERYKALVRRTVQLHNRFRRDWDEIAGQYRAALGDITSPETWEKTFAPWTEGEQR; this is translated from the coding sequence ATGAGCGATACCTCGACCGTGCAGCGGCTGCTGCAGCGCCAGATCCTGCCGCTCGACACCGACCCCGACGTCCTGCCGCTCTACCTCGACTGCGAGGAGACCAACCTCGACGAGGACAAGTACGTCGTCGGCGGCTCGCGGGCGGCCAAGGAGCTCAACAACGCCTCGATCCGGCAGAAGACCTCCACCGGGCGCGCCGTGCGCCCCGACCAGGTGCTGTCCCGCACCGCCGTCCTGGTGCCGTCGGGCGAGAAGGTGTCGTTCGGCACCTACTTCAACGCCTTCCCGGCCAGCTACTGGCGCCGGTGGAGCGTGGTCACGGCCGTGACGCTGACCGTGACGGTGCGCGGCTCCGGCGCGACCGTGATCGTCAACAAGTCGATGGCCAACGGCCGCCAGCAGAAGGTCGACAGCGGGGTCACCGAGGCCGAGGGCCCGACCACGCTGACCTTCGAGCTCACCCTCGGCCCCTTCATCGACGGCGGCTGGTACTGGTACGACGTCGTGGCCGGCCACGGCGACGTGACCGTCGAGTCCGCGGAGTGGACCGCCGCCGTCCCCGCCGACCGCGTCGAGCACGGCACGGTCGACCTGGCCATCACGACGATGAACCGGCCCGACTTCTGCGCCAAGCTGCTCGGCCAGCTCGGCACGGCCGAGCTGCTGCCCTACCTCGACACGGTCTTCGTGATGGAGCAGGGCAGCCAGCTGGTCCGCGACAGCGAGTTCTTCCCCGGCGCCGAGGCGGGCCTCGACGGCCGGCTGCGCGTGCTCCAGCAGGGCAACCTCGGCGGCTCGGGCGGCTACGCCCGCGGGCAGCTCGAGTCGGTCCGCAAGGGCACCGCGACGTACGCGATGATGATGGACGACGACGTCGTCTGCGAGCCCGAGGGCATCATCCGCGCGGTCACCTTCGGCGACCTGGCCAAGCGGCCCACGATCGTCGGTGGCCACATGTTCAGCCTCTACGCCAAGAGCCGGCTGCACAGCTTCGGCGAGATCGTCCAGCCCTACCGGTTCTGGTGGATGTCGCCCAAGGACGGCTTCCAGGACTGGGACTTCGGCGCGCGCAACCTGCGCTCGGCCCGCTGGCTGCACAAGCGTCAGGACGTCGACTTCAACGGCTGGTTCATGTGCATGATCCCGCGCCGGGTGCTCGAGGACATCGGTCTCTCGCTGCCGCTGTTCATCAAGTGGGACGACTCCGAGTACGGCCTGCGCGCCAAGGCCGCCGGCGTACCGACCGTGACCTTCCCGGGCGCCGCGGTCTGGCACGTGCCGTGGACCGACAAGAACGACGCCCTCGACTGGCAGGCCTACTTCCACCAGCGCAACCGGTTCGTCGCGGCCCTGCTGCACTCCGGCTACCCGCGTGGCGGTCGGCTGCTGCAGGAGAGCTTCGCCTTCGACCTGGCCCACCTCGTGTCGATGCAGTACTCCACGGTCGAGCTGCGGATCCAGGCGCTCGAGGACGTGCTCGCGGGACCCCACGGGCTGCACGGGATGCTCGGCACCCGGCTGGGCGAGGTGAACGCCGCCCGCTTGCAGTTCACCGACGCCCAGCTGCATGCCGACGCCGACGACTTCCCGCCGGTCCGGCGCGAGAAGCCGCCCCGCAAGGGCAAGGACCTCAGCGACGTCCCCGGTCGCCTCTCGAAGGCGATCACTGCCGGGCTCGCGCCGATCCGCCAGCTGAAGCGGCCGCGCGACCTCTCCCGGGAGTTCCCGGAGGTGGAGATCCGCGCGATGGACGCGAAGTGGTACCGGATCGCGAGTTTCGACTCCGCGATCGTGTCGATGAACGACGGCACCTCGGCAGCGCTCTACCAGCGCGACCGCGAGCGCTACAAGGCGCTGGTGCGTCGTACCGTCCAGCTCCACAACCGGTTCCGTCGCGACTGGGACGAGATCGCGGGTCAGTACCGTGCCGCGCTCGGCGACATCACCTCGCCGGAGACGTGGGAGAAGACCTTCGCACCGTGGACGGAGGGGGAGCAGCGATGA
- a CDS encoding glycosyltransferase family 2 protein gives MSGERAERVAVVVVTYNRADLLRGMLEGLAGLDRAPDAVFVVDNASTDHTREVLGASTLPGLVAIHAGDNLGGAGGFRLGLRTAYEQGYDVMWLMDDDVVPAPDCLTRLLEADGCCLIAVREDRSGALVEKAALRFDLRNPLAIRPKTASIDSTYPSRAAMPATVEVENVAFEGFLVRRAVIDRIGLPDASYFIFYDDVDFAIRARRAGFPIRAVRDAVLVRQLDFDQQHDLAGWKGYYMYRNLFVVHFRYGENLLVRLKPVLIALAVVALSPLRGGRAEARNVSRALRDARAMRTPPER, from the coding sequence GTGAGCGGCGAGCGGGCCGAGCGGGTCGCGGTCGTCGTCGTCACCTACAACCGGGCCGATCTGCTGCGGGGGATGCTCGAGGGCCTGGCCGGGCTCGACCGCGCTCCCGACGCGGTGTTCGTCGTCGACAACGCCAGCACCGACCACACTCGCGAGGTCCTCGGGGCGAGCACCCTCCCCGGGCTGGTCGCCATCCACGCCGGCGACAACCTCGGCGGCGCGGGTGGCTTCCGGCTCGGCCTGCGGACGGCCTACGAGCAGGGGTACGACGTCATGTGGCTGATGGACGACGACGTGGTCCCGGCCCCCGACTGCCTGACCCGGCTGCTGGAGGCGGACGGGTGTTGCCTGATCGCGGTCCGCGAGGACCGGTCCGGCGCACTCGTCGAGAAGGCGGCGCTCCGCTTCGACCTGCGCAACCCGCTGGCGATCCGGCCCAAGACCGCCAGCATCGACTCCACCTACCCCAGCCGGGCCGCGATGCCGGCGACCGTCGAGGTCGAGAACGTCGCCTTCGAGGGCTTCCTGGTCCGGCGCGCGGTGATCGACCGGATCGGCCTGCCCGACGCGTCGTACTTCATCTTCTACGACGACGTGGACTTCGCGATCCGCGCCCGGCGCGCCGGCTTCCCGATCCGGGCCGTGCGCGACGCGGTGCTCGTGCGCCAGCTGGACTTCGACCAGCAGCACGACCTCGCCGGCTGGAAGGGGTACTACATGTACCGCAACCTGTTCGTCGTGCACTTCCGGTACGGCGAGAACCTGCTCGTGCGGCTCAAGCCGGTGCTGATCGCGCTCGCGGTCGTCGCGCTCAGTCCGTTGCGGGGTGGTCGGGCCGAGGCACGGAACGTGTCGCGAGCGCTCCGGGATGCTCGGGCGATGCGGACCCCGCCGGAACGCTGA
- a CDS encoding ABC transporter permease, with product MTATSPDEADLPPLRPPSSDNGLLGVLRRRYLLQLLVRREISARYQGSFLGLIWSYINPLTQFCIYYFVVGFIFNLHADIPNFAIHLFAGLTVVHFFTETFGAGTRSIVRNRALVVKMAMPREMFPVATMLVSLYHVFPQIVILIMASFLSGWTPEPVDLLALLLGLLICGLLGLAGALFFSAANVFFSDFGNIVSVFNNFVRWGVPMMYSYAMVDDRFGRFAHYYLYNPLADAVLLFQRAFWVGTVDDPDHVAVAAMPDHLLLNGVIIVAISALILCVAQFVFSRLENKIPERL from the coding sequence ATGACCGCGACCTCGCCCGACGAGGCGGACCTCCCGCCGCTGCGGCCGCCGTCCTCCGACAACGGTCTGCTCGGCGTCCTGCGCCGCCGCTACCTGCTCCAGCTGCTGGTGCGTCGCGAGATCAGCGCGCGCTACCAGGGGTCCTTCCTCGGCCTGATCTGGTCCTACATCAATCCGCTGACGCAGTTCTGCATCTACTACTTCGTCGTCGGCTTCATCTTCAACCTGCACGCCGACATCCCGAACTTCGCGATCCACCTGTTCGCAGGCCTGACCGTGGTGCACTTCTTCACCGAGACCTTCGGCGCGGGGACCCGGTCCATCGTGCGCAACCGGGCACTGGTCGTGAAGATGGCCATGCCGCGGGAGATGTTCCCCGTCGCGACGATGCTGGTCTCGCTCTACCACGTGTTCCCGCAGATCGTCATCCTGATCATGGCGTCCTTCCTGTCGGGGTGGACGCCCGAGCCGGTGGATCTCCTCGCCCTCCTGCTCGGCCTGCTGATCTGCGGCCTGCTCGGCCTGGCGGGCGCGTTGTTCTTCAGCGCCGCGAACGTCTTCTTCAGCGACTTCGGCAATATCGTCAGCGTCTTCAACAACTTCGTGCGTTGGGGCGTGCCGATGATGTACTCCTACGCGATGGTCGACGACCGCTTCGGACGATTCGCCCACTACTACCTCTACAACCCGCTGGCCGACGCCGTCCTGCTCTTCCAGCGGGCGTTCTGGGTGGGCACGGTCGACGACCCCGACCATGTCGCCGTCGCGGCGATGCCCGACCATCTGCTGCTCAACGGCGTCATCATCGTGGCCATCTCGGCGCTGATCCTGTGCGTCGCCCAGTTCGTCTTCAGCAG
- a CDS encoding phosphatase PAP2 family protein, producing the protein MYTHQTTGRGAPSFALAWLAGLGLAVLTVVFSLVEDIPIQDPDSLIPGYIRFPAIVLGAIAIDVVPRTLLAAGRPRGGWLRRIGSTFRTVLRERWPLSHWKFALNGVIAWYLCYAAFRNVKSMAPFVHEKIYDDPLADLDKFLFAGHDPAAILHAWFGTGLAAHFFSAVYIVWIALVPVSIAIALVWTRHTRAGEWYVTAVAVDWALGAVLYVLVPTVGPIYSDPRTFAALPDTYVSRLASSMWDDRVAVLADPVGAGTLQTIAAFASLHVGIMMTICLIVQLVKLARWVRISAWTFFGLTVLATVYLGWHFFVDVIAGAALGAFAVWIAGIATGNRVGLRARLVPDPVSVPAGSASPEHPGALATRSVPRPDHPATD; encoded by the coding sequence GTGTACACGCACCAGACGACCGGACGCGGCGCGCCATCCTTCGCCCTCGCATGGCTCGCCGGACTCGGGCTGGCCGTTCTCACCGTGGTCTTCTCCCTCGTCGAGGACATCCCGATCCAGGACCCCGACAGCCTGATCCCGGGCTACATCCGGTTCCCCGCGATCGTGCTCGGCGCGATCGCCATCGACGTGGTCCCCCGCACGCTGCTCGCGGCCGGGCGCCCCCGCGGCGGCTGGCTGCGCCGGATCGGGAGCACCTTCCGCACGGTGCTGCGCGAGCGCTGGCCGTTGTCGCACTGGAAGTTCGCGCTCAACGGCGTCATCGCGTGGTACCTCTGCTACGCCGCCTTCCGCAACGTGAAGAGCATGGCGCCCTTCGTCCACGAGAAGATCTACGACGACCCGCTGGCCGACCTCGACAAGTTCCTCTTCGCCGGCCACGACCCGGCCGCGATCCTGCACGCGTGGTTCGGCACCGGCCTCGCCGCCCACTTCTTCTCGGCGGTCTACATCGTCTGGATCGCGCTGGTGCCGGTGTCGATCGCGATCGCCCTGGTCTGGACCCGGCACACCCGTGCCGGCGAGTGGTACGTCACAGCCGTCGCCGTCGACTGGGCGCTCGGCGCGGTCCTCTACGTCCTGGTCCCGACGGTCGGCCCGATCTACTCCGACCCCCGGACCTTCGCCGCGCTGCCCGACACCTACGTCAGCCGGCTGGCGAGCTCGATGTGGGACGACCGCGTGGCGGTCCTCGCCGACCCGGTCGGCGCGGGGACGCTGCAGACGATCGCGGCCTTCGCGTCGCTCCACGTCGGCATCATGATGACGATCTGCCTGATCGTGCAGCTGGTCAAGCTGGCCCGCTGGGTGCGGATCAGCGCCTGGACCTTCTTCGGCCTGACCGTGCTCGCCACCGTCTACCTCGGCTGGCACTTCTTCGTCGACGTGATCGCCGGGGCCGCGCTGGGCGCGTTCGCGGTCTGGATCGCGGGCATCGCCACCGGCAACCGGGTGGGCCTGCGCGCCCGGCTGGTGCCGGACCCGGTCAGCGTTCCGGCGGGGTCCGCATCGCCCGAGCATCCCGGAGCGCTCGCGACACGTTCCGTGCCTCGGCCCGACCACCCCGCAACGGACTGA